The following coding sequences are from one Saprospiraceae bacterium window:
- a CDS encoding ribulose-phosphate 3-epimerase, with protein sequence MPSALIAPSLLSADILHLERDIEMVNSSQADWLHLDVMDGSFVPNISFGFPIVKAASKISTKPLDVHLMIVNPDKYLHEFKDAGAHILTVHLEACTHLHRSIQAIKSLGCKSGVAINPHTPVTALFDVLEDVDVVCLMSVNPGFGGQKFIYRSIHKIKQLKEEIISRNLNTKIEVDGGVGRQNAEVILQAGADILVAGNAIFGAEHPTEEIKHLKSVSVHTYI encoded by the coding sequence ATGCCATCAGCCCTTATAGCCCCTTCCCTATTATCTGCTGATATTCTCCATTTGGAACGCGATATTGAAATGGTAAATTCCAGTCAGGCAGATTGGCTTCATTTAGATGTTATGGATGGAAGTTTTGTACCCAACATTTCATTCGGTTTCCCTATTGTAAAAGCAGCTTCAAAAATTTCGACAAAACCACTAGACGTTCATTTGATGATCGTAAATCCTGACAAGTACCTCCATGAGTTTAAAGATGCCGGTGCACATATTTTGACGGTCCATCTCGAAGCTTGTACTCACTTGCATCGAAGTATTCAAGCAATCAAAAGTTTGGGCTGCAAATCCGGAGTTGCTATCAATCCACACACCCCTGTCACAGCACTCTTCGATGTTTTGGAAGATGTGGATGTAGTTTGTCTTATGTCAGTAAATCCGGGATTTGGGGGACAAAAATTTATTTACAGAAGCATACATAAAATCAAACAACTAAAGGAAGAAATCATCAGCAGGAATCTGAATACAAAGATTGAGGTGGATGGTGGTGTAGGCCGACAAAATGCTGAAGTAATTCTTCAAGCAGGTGCAGACATATTGGTTGCCGGAAATGCAATTTTCGGGGCAGAACATCCAACTGAAGAAATCAAGCATTTAAAATCAGTTTCTGTTCATACTTATATTTAG
- a CDS encoding T9SS type A sorting domain-containing protein, translated as MRKFILLLSLSIAIQVNIKAQDCIDTVSNALSIITKSSFGGPDCLFTVRFCLKKTTEDAVKIDYAVTHTYGTMYRTINVAALPVGSVICEHFTFVADCNSTASFLAVGKKANEIVCGQVSDFIILPIRLSAFEGSLDRSGMVTLNWNTATEINSSHFVIQQSVDGRTFTDVGRVKAQGDSRTEIRYRAEVKFNDRARTNYFRLRMIDRDNSSAYSPLISIAKSGGRLVISPNPASSFLTASSGSLENLEIFNISGVKQNVNRIDANQIDIADLIPGVYFARSSDEVVRFIKE; from the coding sequence ATGAGGAAGTTTATACTATTATTATCTCTTAGTATTGCAATTCAAGTCAATATTAAAGCACAGGATTGCATAGACACTGTCTCCAATGCATTATCTATTATTACCAAAAGTTCATTTGGAGGACCGGACTGCTTATTTACCGTGAGATTCTGCTTAAAAAAAACAACGGAAGATGCAGTTAAGATAGATTATGCTGTGACTCACACCTACGGTACGATGTACAGAACGATCAATGTTGCAGCGTTGCCAGTAGGATCGGTGATTTGTGAGCATTTTACTTTTGTAGCTGATTGTAATTCTACGGCTTCTTTTCTAGCTGTAGGAAAGAAAGCAAATGAAATTGTTTGCGGTCAGGTTTCAGATTTTATCATACTGCCCATCCGTTTGAGCGCTTTCGAAGGTAGTTTAGACAGATCAGGAATGGTAACTTTAAATTGGAATACTGCCACTGAAATCAATTCAAGTCATTTTGTCATTCAACAAAGTGTAGATGGAAGGACCTTTACTGATGTTGGAAGAGTTAAAGCACAAGGAGATTCCAGAACTGAAATCAGATATCGCGCCGAAGTAAAGTTTAACGACAGGGCAAGGACAAATTATTTTAGACTTAGAATGATAGATCGAGATAATTCTAGTGCTTATAGTCCATTGATCAGTATTGCAAAATCGGGAGGACGCTTGGTCATCTCTCCAAATCCTGCTTCAAGTTTTTTGACAGCATCTTCAGGTTCTCTGGAGAACCTTGAAATTTTTAATATTTCTGGCGTAAAGCAAAACGTAAATCGGATTGACGCCAATCAAATCGATATAGCTGATTTAATCCCAGGAGTGTACTTTGCTCGTTCCAGTGATGAAGTTGTGCGCTTTATAAAAGAGTAA
- a CDS encoding ribonuclease H-like domain-containing protein codes for MTALDKILFLDIETVSQFRTYDELDERWQKLWDHKCKSFHVPDKSTDELYAQKAAIYSEFGKILCIGLAFERNGEVRTKAIIGEDESSVLQEFFGIVNQHFARPESNAFSGHNIKEFDIPYICRRAMIHQLELPLILQIGGKKPWEVKYLYDTIEQWKFGDQKSYVSLDLLAACLGLESSKGKMDGSMVGHYYWNEADLNSIAEYCLEDVLLSMKVYKRIFAPDQH; via the coding sequence ATGACTGCTCTAGATAAAATTCTCTTTTTAGATATTGAAACTGTCTCACAGTTTAGGACTTATGACGAACTCGACGAAAGGTGGCAGAAACTTTGGGATCACAAATGCAAGTCTTTCCATGTTCCAGACAAATCAACCGACGAGCTATATGCACAAAAAGCTGCTATTTATTCTGAATTTGGTAAAATCTTATGCATAGGACTCGCCTTTGAAAGAAACGGTGAGGTCAGAACTAAAGCCATCATTGGCGAAGATGAAAGTTCAGTTTTGCAGGAATTCTTTGGAATTGTCAACCAGCATTTTGCCAGACCTGAGTCAAATGCCTTTTCAGGTCATAATATCAAAGAATTTGACATTCCCTACATTTGCAGAAGAGCAATGATACATCAGTTAGAATTACCACTGATACTTCAGATCGGAGGCAAAAAGCCCTGGGAAGTAAAGTATCTTTATGATACCATTGAACAGTGGAAGTTTGGAGATCAAAAGAGCTATGTATCATTAGATCTGCTTGCGGCCTGCCTTGGGCTCGAGAGCTCTAAAGGAAAAATGGACGGGAGCATGGTGGGACATTATTATTGGAACGAAGCTGATCTGAATTCTATAGCTGAATATTGCCTGGAAGATGTTTTGCTCAGCATGAAAGTTTACAAAAGAATATTTGCACCTGATCAGCATTAA
- a CDS encoding NAD-dependent epimerase/dehydratase family protein, whose product MQTRILILGSNGQIGTVLSKALMDKFGLDHVICSDIRVPAEKPRQFIQLDILDTEGIKSAIDQYQINTVYHLAALLSANGEKNPALTWRINMDGTLGVFQVCVEKSIQRIFFPSSIAVYGPTTPKLSTPQHTSFEPSTVYGISKVTGELWAQYYHKRYGLDVRSIRYPGVIGWQSIPEGGTTDYAVEIYHAALRDRHYNCFLKKDTMLPMIYMDDVIKATLQLMDAPSENIHIRTSYNVAGMSFTPAQIYASILKHLPDFTINYEPDFRQQIAESWNQSIDDSSARNDWAWKPTFDLESMTVDMLSHLKVKLSQ is encoded by the coding sequence ATGCAAACAAGAATCCTTATTCTCGGCTCAAACGGCCAAATCGGCACAGTGCTGAGTAAAGCACTAATGGATAAATTTGGACTTGATCACGTCATTTGTTCCGATATCAGAGTACCTGCTGAAAAGCCAAGGCAATTCATTCAATTGGATATCTTAGATACTGAAGGAATTAAATCTGCTATAGATCAATACCAAATCAATACAGTGTATCATTTAGCGGCATTGCTATCAGCCAATGGTGAAAAAAATCCGGCACTCACCTGGAGAATTAATATGGACGGAACGTTGGGAGTGTTTCAGGTATGTGTAGAAAAATCAATTCAAAGGATATTTTTTCCCAGTTCTATAGCGGTTTATGGCCCTACAACACCAAAACTATCCACTCCGCAACACACTTCCTTTGAACCGTCCACGGTTTATGGTATCAGCAAGGTGACAGGCGAACTTTGGGCACAGTATTATCACAAAAGATATGGTCTGGATGTCAGGTCCATTCGTTATCCCGGAGTTATTGGTTGGCAAAGCATACCGGAAGGAGGAACTACTGATTATGCCGTTGAAATTTATCATGCAGCATTGAGAGACAGGCATTACAATTGCTTCCTGAAAAAAGATACCATGTTACCAATGATCTACATGGATGACGTCATTAAAGCAACACTTCAGTTGATGGATGCGCCAAGTGAAAATATTCATATCAGAACTTCTTACAATGTAGCCGGTATGAGTTTTACTCCTGCTCAGATATATGCTTCAATTCTAAAACATTTACCTGATTTTACGATCAATTATGAACCTGATTTCAGGCAACAAATTGCAGAATCCTGGAATCAATCAATTGATGATAGTTCTGCGAGAAATGATTGGGCTTGGAAGCCAACTTTTGATTTGGAGTCTATGACTGTGGATATGCTTAGCCACTTGAAAGTCAAACTATCTCAATAA
- a CDS encoding iron-sulfur cluster assembly accessory protein, with product MSTETITEAPIKISDLAVQQLRRIRTEQQVPKEYGLRVGVKGGGCSGFSYMLGFDLEKESDQVFDIDGMKILMERSHGLYLAGMEIDWVEGLNNRGFSFNNPNAKSSCGCGQSFSA from the coding sequence ATGTCAACGGAAACAATAACAGAGGCACCAATTAAGATCAGTGATCTTGCAGTACAGCAATTAAGGCGGATTCGAACAGAACAGCAGGTACCGAAAGAGTATGGCCTTCGAGTAGGAGTCAAAGGGGGAGGTTGTTCAGGATTTAGCTATATGCTCGGCTTTGATCTGGAGAAAGAATCTGACCAAGTCTTCGATATAGATGGTATGAAAATTTTGATGGAGAGATCTCATGGACTTTATTTGGCAGGAATGGAAATTGATTGGGTTGAAGGTTTAAACAATCGAGGATTTAGCTTCAATAATCCTAATGCCAAGTCTTCATGTGGCTGCGGGCAATCGTTTTCTGCCTAG
- a CDS encoding DoxX family protein: MRDVFDLLARICLSAIFLFEAFTSIKFITRTKTTMFEYGITWQPEFLIYTSAVVLAVGAIFLIIGYRPTLAVILLMIYWIPVTFIIHAFWKAPPGSYNIQSILFMKNIAITGGLIHVLIYGTGKYSIRRFFGVPLGPKEKW; encoded by the coding sequence ATGAGAGATGTATTTGACCTCTTAGCGCGCATCTGCCTTTCAGCTATTTTTTTATTCGAAGCTTTTACGTCTATAAAATTCATTACAAGGACGAAAACGACCATGTTTGAATATGGTATTACATGGCAACCCGAATTTTTAATTTATACAAGTGCGGTAGTGCTTGCAGTTGGAGCTATTTTTTTAATTATTGGTTATAGACCAACGCTTGCGGTCATTTTATTGATGATTTATTGGATTCCGGTTACATTTATTATTCATGCATTTTGGAAAGCTCCGCCGGGCTCATATAATATCCAGAGTATTTTATTTATGAAGAATATTGCCATCACCGGGGGATTGATCCATGTTTTGATTTACGGCACCGGTAAGTACAGCATCAGGAGATTTTTTGGAGTGCCTCTTGGTCCAAAAGAAAAATGGTAG
- a CDS encoding T9SS type A sorting domain-containing protein yields MNNPFIGLFRSLWLAGLFLLFTYAKGSAAPQSVWLECPPNVTVWCSEDLSDLDRWGKAWVWENYKKVYAPAPKSVKYNTNSCGIGTIERTWEYEDKHWNTHTCTQIITVASGSAGFGVADINWPPSLELEGCNPSADPRLLPKPYDYPTFKKVGCSQPMYSYKDMKFTVADGCMKILRDWKVIDWCTYVPNANPPVGIWTYTQVIKIVAKDTGAYINCLKDTIVAATNDCKGAFVKLDSVKAFSKCGAISKITNTSPYSIQKGPDASGVYPVGTTEFYYIAEYGCGSVVKCKMKVTVTNNIAPTPYCLTGLIVALMPVDSNRDGVPEDGMIEVWAKDLNLGSFHKCGYKNLRYSFSSDPKNTSRVFTCADLGKNQVEIWVTDTFGNQSFCKTTIEIQNNNARIPNCMRDSLIGGGTSSLILSGKILTSNLIPIEAVNVAADQMNSFSLQSSKIMHVQTRYDTIRTQSGNIFYVRHSDTTYTTQIDTIWTVNSVSDKSTKEGNFTLKDLKKGNDYRILLDKKQDNINGLDINDVVVLIRHILNSEIIKTPLTLIAADVNSDSKIDYSDFDLLYDVVQGNLPVTAIPVHWKFIPSNFDFSKPGVNPLLALEMHALNHSASDLNYTAIRIGDLDNSFNYKNPTTSSVLGSRTRSLNAKEYFDFIQAQIGGSQFTHATSTFQVHNYYPNPIKKGEKLIIELNNLGSDHSVDLELLDLSGKVLFQKLADPIKIGKTQIEVELPAHLNTGIYYFQLRSSSQLERGKVVLE; encoded by the coding sequence ATGAATAATCCATTTATTGGCCTCTTTAGGTCATTGTGGCTTGCTGGTTTATTTTTGCTATTTACATATGCTAAAGGTAGTGCTGCCCCTCAAAGTGTGTGGTTGGAATGTCCTCCAAACGTTACAGTTTGGTGTAGTGAAGATTTGTCTGATCTGGACAGATGGGGTAAAGCTTGGGTTTGGGAGAATTATAAAAAGGTCTATGCTCCTGCTCCAAAATCAGTCAAGTACAACACGAATTCTTGTGGTATAGGAACCATAGAAAGAACGTGGGAATATGAGGATAAGCACTGGAACACTCATACTTGTACTCAGATCATCACTGTGGCTAGTGGCTCTGCCGGCTTTGGTGTCGCAGACATCAACTGGCCTCCTTCATTAGAATTGGAAGGATGCAATCCTAGTGCGGATCCCAGATTGCTACCTAAACCTTATGATTATCCAACTTTTAAGAAAGTAGGTTGTAGTCAACCCATGTATTCCTATAAGGATATGAAGTTTACCGTTGCAGATGGGTGTATGAAGATTTTACGTGATTGGAAAGTCATAGATTGGTGCACCTATGTTCCAAACGCTAATCCACCGGTGGGTATATGGACCTATACTCAGGTGATTAAAATTGTAGCCAAAGATACAGGTGCTTATATCAATTGTCTCAAAGATACAATCGTGGCGGCGACAAACGATTGTAAGGGAGCTTTTGTTAAACTTGATTCTGTCAAAGCATTTTCAAAATGTGGAGCTATTTCGAAGATCACAAATACTTCACCTTATTCAATACAGAAAGGACCTGATGCATCAGGCGTATATCCTGTCGGTACCACTGAATTTTATTATATAGCAGAGTATGGATGTGGTAGTGTAGTGAAGTGCAAAATGAAGGTGACTGTGACCAACAATATTGCCCCAACTCCATACTGCCTTACCGGACTAATTGTAGCATTAATGCCTGTTGATAGTAACAGGGATGGCGTTCCTGAGGATGGAATGATAGAAGTATGGGCAAAAGATCTCAATCTTGGTTCGTTCCATAAGTGCGGATATAAGAATTTGAGGTACTCTTTTTCTTCAGATCCGAAAAATACTTCCAGGGTATTTACATGTGCCGACTTAGGTAAAAACCAAGTCGAAATATGGGTCACAGATACATTTGGCAATCAAAGCTTTTGTAAGACAACTATTGAAATACAAAACAATAATGCAAGAATCCCCAACTGCATGAGAGACAGTTTAATAGGTGGTGGAACTTCATCATTGATTTTAAGCGGCAAAATTTTGACTTCCAATCTTATTCCAATAGAAGCAGTAAATGTAGCTGCGGATCAAATGAATTCATTTAGCCTACAATCATCTAAGATCATGCATGTTCAAACCAGGTATGATACGATACGAACTCAGAGCGGAAATATTTTTTACGTAAGACATTCAGACACTACTTACACTACTCAGATAGATACCATTTGGACTGTAAATTCCGTGTCAGATAAAAGTACAAAAGAAGGTAACTTTACTTTGAAAGACTTAAAAAAGGGTAATGATTACCGAATTTTACTTGATAAAAAGCAAGACAATATAAATGGACTGGATATTAATGATGTTGTCGTTTTGATCAGACACATATTGAATTCTGAAATCATTAAGACTCCGTTGACACTGATTGCAGCAGATGTAAATTCCGATTCAAAAATTGATTATTCTGATTTTGATTTATTATACGATGTTGTCCAAGGCAATTTACCAGTGACGGCAATTCCAGTACATTGGAAGTTTATTCCTTCGAATTTTGATTTTTCAAAACCAGGTGTGAATCCTTTGCTAGCTCTGGAGATGCATGCATTAAATCATTCTGCTTCCGATTTGAATTACACAGCAATTAGGATTGGAGATTTAGATAATTCATTTAATTATAAAAATCCAACTACATCTTCAGTTCTGGGGTCACGTACGAGGTCATTGAATGCTAAAGAGTATTTTGATTTTATCCAAGCTCAAATTGGTGGTTCTCAGTTTACACATGCCACAAGCACATTTCAGGTACACAATTATTATCCGAATCCAATTAAAAAAGGTGAAAAACTTATCATAGAATTGAATAATCTTGGCTCGGATCATAGTGTAGACCTTGAATTGTTAGATCTATCTGGAAAAGTGTTGTTCCAAAAATTAGCTGACCCAATAAAAATAGGTAAAACTCAAATTGAAGTTGAGTTGCCAGCTCATTTGAATACGGGTATTTATTATTTTCAGTTGAGGTCTTCAAGCCAATTGGAAAGGGGAAAAGTTGTATTGGAGTAA
- the mqnB gene encoding futalosine hydrolase: protein MRILLLSATEEEISTTVRHLESNALTSSLTDFKTKNHEVRILVSGVGPVHMAFALGRWFDSKQFDLVLHAGICGSFNDNFPINSMLEVVRERFADLGAENEEGLTLDIFDLGLDNQNRFPYSDGWCEKKKIGMELNLPKASGITVMRSTGTLSTTERLKSQYQADIESMEGASVFYACRMLDIPFVSIRCVSNMVEKRDKSKWNIVGAIENLNKTLIKIFDQD, encoded by the coding sequence ATGAGGATACTTTTATTATCCGCAACTGAGGAAGAAATTTCCACTACCGTTCGTCATCTGGAATCGAATGCGCTTACATCAAGTTTGACTGACTTTAAAACAAAAAACCATGAAGTTAGAATTCTCGTCTCTGGGGTAGGTCCTGTCCATATGGCCTTTGCCTTGGGGAGGTGGTTTGATTCAAAGCAATTTGATTTAGTCTTGCACGCAGGTATTTGTGGTTCATTCAATGATAATTTTCCAATTAATTCAATGCTTGAAGTGGTGCGTGAACGATTTGCAGATTTAGGTGCTGAAAATGAGGAAGGTCTAACTTTAGATATTTTTGATTTAGGCCTCGATAATCAAAACAGATTCCCATACAGTGATGGGTGGTGTGAAAAGAAGAAAATCGGCATGGAATTAAACCTCCCCAAAGCCTCGGGTATTACAGTGATGCGTTCCACCGGAACTCTTAGTACCACAGAGCGCTTAAAATCACAATATCAAGCTGATATAGAAAGCATGGAGGGTGCTTCGGTTTTCTATGCATGCAGAATGTTGGACATACCCTTTGTTTCAATACGCTGTGTTTCAAACATGGTTGAAAAACGCGATAAATCGAAATGGAATATTGTAGGCGCAATTGAAAATTTAAATAAAACTTTAATCAAAATTTTCGATCAGGATTAA
- a CDS encoding DUF853 family protein, producing MTDKFISQIQSAYQFSGESILLGAGMLDGKVFAECPVSIPLKTINRHGLIAGATGTGKTKSLQLTAEQLSHKGVSCVLLDIKGDLSGIALEGTQNQKIAERSSLIGMEWIPQGNFVELLSISDQKGARLRATVSEFGPVLFSKILGLNDTQEGVISLVFKFCDDNGLLLLDLEDFKKVLQFITNEGKEVIQKEFGTVSPASVGTILRKIIELEQQGASKFFGERSFEVDDLIRTDRQGRGVISILRAADIQDKPKFFSTFMLQMLAEIYSKFPEAGDLEKPKLVFFLDEAHLLFEEATPALLNQLETIIKLIRSKGIGLIFITQNPDDIPESILGQLGLKIQHALRAFTAKDRKTIKAASENYPITEYYDVSQKITELGIGEAFVTALNEKGIPTALVQTMMCPPQSRMDVLSDSEMDNICQSSEIAAYYNEEINRESAAEILQQKIDEAEQTSQEQESEDERLGRKEKSTLDKIMGSTVTRQVGRTVARELTRGLLGMFGIKPKTTRRKKTGWF from the coding sequence ATGACAGACAAATTTATAAGTCAAATTCAATCGGCATATCAGTTTTCAGGCGAATCCATACTGCTTGGGGCAGGGATGTTAGATGGAAAGGTTTTTGCTGAATGCCCGGTTTCTATACCTCTCAAAACCATTAATAGACATGGATTGATCGCAGGGGCAACCGGTACGGGAAAAACCAAATCTTTGCAACTTACTGCGGAACAACTCAGTCACAAAGGAGTCTCTTGTGTTTTGTTGGATATTAAGGGTGACTTAAGCGGAATTGCTTTGGAAGGCACACAAAATCAAAAAATTGCTGAACGAAGTTCACTTATCGGGATGGAGTGGATCCCTCAAGGTAATTTTGTGGAGCTACTCAGTATCTCAGATCAAAAAGGTGCTCGATTGAGGGCTACTGTATCTGAATTTGGTCCGGTTCTATTTTCAAAAATATTAGGTTTGAATGATACTCAGGAGGGTGTTATTTCTCTTGTCTTTAAATTTTGTGATGACAATGGTTTATTGCTTTTGGACCTTGAAGACTTCAAAAAAGTTTTGCAGTTTATCACGAACGAAGGGAAGGAAGTTATTCAAAAGGAATTTGGAACTGTTTCCCCTGCTTCCGTGGGCACAATTTTAAGAAAGATCATCGAACTTGAACAGCAAGGAGCTTCCAAGTTTTTTGGTGAAAGATCATTTGAGGTGGATGATTTGATTCGGACAGATCGACAAGGAAGGGGAGTAATCAGCATATTGAGAGCAGCCGATATTCAAGATAAGCCTAAGTTTTTTTCAACATTTATGCTTCAGATGCTGGCTGAGATCTATTCTAAATTTCCTGAAGCGGGTGATTTGGAAAAGCCAAAGCTGGTATTCTTTTTGGATGAAGCACATCTACTTTTTGAAGAAGCAACTCCAGCTTTGCTCAATCAGCTTGAAACAATTATCAAACTGATACGATCAAAAGGCATTGGTTTGATCTTTATCACTCAAAATCCAGATGATATTCCTGAGTCTATTCTTGGCCAATTAGGTTTGAAGATCCAACATGCCCTGCGAGCATTTACTGCAAAGGATAGAAAAACAATAAAGGCAGCTTCTGAGAATTATCCGATTACTGAGTATTATGATGTTTCCCAAAAAATTACTGAACTCGGTATTGGTGAAGCATTTGTGACTGCTCTAAACGAGAAAGGTATCCCGACGGCATTAGTGCAAACTATGATGTGTCCACCCCAATCACGAATGGATGTATTATCGGATTCTGAAATGGATAATATTTGTCAATCCAGTGAGATTGCAGCTTATTACAATGAAGAAATAAACAGAGAATCTGCAGCAGAGATATTACAACAAAAAATAGACGAAGCAGAACAGACTTCACAAGAGCAAGAATCTGAAGATGAAAGGCTTGGCCGAAAAGAAAAAAGTACGCTTGACAAAATAATGGGAAGTACTGTTACCAGGCAAGTCGGCCGAACGGTAGCCAGGGAATTGACTCGTGGTTTACTGGGAATGTTTGGGATCAAACCTAAAACCACCAGAAGGAAAAAAACAGGTTGGTTTTAA